From Drosophila suzukii chromosome 2R, CBGP_Dsuzu_IsoJpt1.0, whole genome shotgun sequence, a single genomic window includes:
- the PIG-G gene encoding GPI ethanolamine phosphate transferase 2, with amino-acid sequence MEQHKSRLVYTIGMLTLFLGGAVLFLIGFFPASYSVAEDQNTVPEGRPTTLHGVELTPPPPAHDSFILFLIDALRDDFPNATSMPVAHSRACEKLTLHVDIPTVTMPRLKSITTGTLSNFIDIALNVGHTEQLQDSLLHRLNKRNKVVSFAGDHTWVRLFPSEFTRHAENHDSFYVNDFYEGDRNVTKTLETELERSDWSLLILHYLGLDHIGHVEGSASPRVPLKLKEMDEAVQKILDHKNFPNYLLMLTGDHGMADGGGHGGNTPVETTVPLYLYSNNCSKTPSSKKRYNQIDLAPTLSVLLSVEIPTLSIGCLIPEMLQSLSLEHQMYAYFYNAHHLLNKARVKFGHDRVHRSDYYTWYQNATLLHKKLLHPLREGGGGGASQVYYQNAKLNYMRVAREISSLLSESLVKFDYGFIALGLALTTASSLHIVLSVLYLDLTEQLQLDNLKSGQLLVSVIAAVLLNVTSHALDIILTSSTFHSILLVVPISIAVYLTIDVAQALLKIALPPIYTRRLRISIPLPLPLLACFAIRTLTLGSSSFIEYEYKTWYYLGNSLILLTAFRTLRRRITKTNVELDGRHLYTIASTCLWQMRKVFVMLMMLTLMRYIHRLQAIRSTIMIFSLLLLWARLHRHSQLPQSVASGAALFMVYCFRGLNGQVHFFEVPPYMAAKLMVPTLVVFWCCLALVLVLGYRAALPQTHSFGDVPPTSVLLQLLQTNLSSSLLLAALLQKVQNILLLPVLLVALQQTYKLCDVFGTSARKFSVRLVHVYKIIMTIFLARMFFFYQGNSNSLSTIDLTPGYIGQTSYNPSIVALFVTLNTYSAEIHAFLYLVVHTLRSDLRSVGIMQLQPPYSIAADSLIAPLYAALIMLPAAFYLCLMLGFRYHLFIYSVFSPKVLYDCYTVLVFYLVFLVTSLYFKLFKHDA; translated from the exons ATGGAGCAGCACAAAAGTCGGCTGGTTTACACCATCGGCATGCTCACGCTGTTCCTCGGCGGCGCCGTGCTCTTTCTGATCGGCTTCTTTCCGGCCTCCTACTCGGTGGCCGAGGACCAAAACACCGTGCCAGAAGGCAGGCCAACCACATTGCACGGCGTAGA ACTGACGCCACCGCCACCGGCCCATGACTCCTTCATACTGTTCCTAATCGATGCGCTGCGCGATGATTTTCCCAATGCCACGTCCATGCCGGTGGCTCATTCCAGAGCCTGCGAAAAGCTCACCCTCCATGTGGACATACCGACGGTGACGATGCCACGCCTGAAGAGCATCACCACTGGCACACTTTCGAACTTCATCGACATTGCCCTAAATGTTGGCCACACGGAGCAGCTGCAGGACTCCTTACTGCACCGCCTGAACAAGCGGAATAAGGTTGTCTCCTTTGCGGGTGACCACACCTGGGTTAGGCTCTTTCCCAGCGAGTTCACTCGACATGCCGAGAACCATGACTCCTTTTACGTAAATGACTTCTATGAGGGCGATAGAAATGTGACCAAAACTCTAGAGACCGAGCTGGAGCGGAGTGACTGGTCCCTACTGATTCTACACTATCTGGGCCTGGACCACATCGGCCATGTCGAAGGCAGTGCCAGTCCCAGGGTGCCCCTCAAGCTTAAGGAAATGGATGAGGCGGTGCAGAAGATCTTAGATCACAAG AATTTCCCCAACTATTTGCTCATGCTGACTGGGGATCATGGAATGGCCGATGGCGGAGGACATGGCGGAAATACACCGGTTGAAACTACTGTGCCCTTATATTTGTATTCCAACAACTGCAGCAAGACACC ATCCAGCAAAAAACGGTACAACCAAATAGACTTGGCCCCCACTCTTTCCGTGCTTCTGTCTGTTGAGATACCTACTCTTTCCATTGGCTGCCTGATACCAGAGATGCTACAATCATTGTCCTTGGAACACCAGATGTACGCTTACTTCTACAATGCCCACCATTTGCTCAACAAGGCGCGAGTAAAGTTTGGCCACGACAGAGTCCATCGAAGTG ATTACTACACCTGGTACCAGAATGCCACCCTGTTGCATAAGAAGCTGCTGCATCCTTTGAGAGAGGGTGGGGGAGGTGGAGCCAGTCAGGTTTACTACCAGAACGCCAAGCTAAATTATATGCGGGTGGCTCGCGAAATTTCCAGTCTGCTCTCCGAGTCCCTGGTAAAATTTGATTACGGATTTATAGCCTTAGGACTAGCTTTGACCACAGCG TCATCCCTCCATATCGTCCTCAGTGTCTTGTACTTGGATCTCACAGAACAGCTTCAGCTGGACAATTTGAAATCGGGACAACTGCTGGTTTCTGTGATTGCCGCTGTACTCCTAAATGTGACTAGTCATGCACTGGATATCATCCTGACCAGTTCAACGTTCCATAGCATTCTGCTAGTGGTACCCATATCCATCGCTGTTTATCTTACAATCGATGTGGCGCAGGCGCTGCTCAAGATTGCTTTGCCTCCGATATACACACGTCGCCTAAGGATCTCCATTCCATTGCCACTACCTCTGCTAGCTTGTTTCGCTATTCGCACCTTAACTCTCGGTTCCTCTTCGTTTATTGAGTACGAATACAAGACCTGGTATTACCTGGGTAATTCCCTTATCCTGCTGACAGCATTCCGAACGCTGCGACGGCGCATCACCAAAACCAACGTCGAACTAGATGGGCGCCATCTGTACACTATTGCATCAACGTGTCTGTGGCAAATGCGAAAAGTGTTCGTGATGCTTATGATGCTCACCTTGATGCGTTACATCCACAGGCTGCAGGCGATTCGGAGCACCATCATGATATTTTCACTGCTGTTGCTCTGGGCGCGTCTGCATCGCCACAGCCAGTTGCCGCAGTCGGTGGCCAGCGGAGCAGCTTTGTTTATGGTTTACTGCTTTCGCGGGCTAAACGGACAGGTGCACTTCTTCGAGGTGCCTCCGTATATGGC tGCAAAGCTTATGGTGCCCACACTGGTGGTCTTCTGGTGCTGTTTGGCATTGGTTCTAGTGCTGGGCTATCGGGCGGCGCTGCCTCAAACGCATAGCTTCGGGGATGTGCCGCCCACGAGTGTGTTGTTGCAGCTGCTCCAGACTAACCTGAGCAGCTCCCTGCTGCTAGCAGCTCTTCTGCAAAAGGTGCAAAACATCCTACTGTTGCCCGTTCTCCTCGTGGCCCTGCAGCAAACCTATAAGCTGTGCGACGTTTTCGGCACCAGTGCCCGGAAGTTCTCCGTGCGGTTGGTGCATGTGTACAAGATAATCATGACCATTTTCCTGGCCAGGATGTTCTTCTTCTACCAGGGCAACTCGAACAGCTTGTCCACCATTGACCTGACGCCGGGATACATTGGGCAGACTAGCTACAACCCTTCGATTGTGGCCCTCTTCGTCACCCTCAACACTTACAGTGCTGAGATTCATGCATTCCTCTACTTAGTTGTCCATACGTTGCGCTCGGATCTGCGCAGTGTGGGCATCATGCAGCTGCAGCCGCCTTATTCCATAGCCGCAGATTCGCTGATAGCTCCGCTGTATGCCGCACTGATCATGCTGCCGGCGGCCTTCTACCTCTGCCTGATGCTCGGCTTCCGCTACCACCTCTTCATCTATTCCGTCTTCTCCCCCAAAGTACTTTACGACTGTTACACTGTGCTGGTGTtctatttggtatttttagtAACGAGTTTGTactttaaattgtttaaacaTGACGCTTAA
- the az2 gene encoding uncharacterized protein az2: protein MVICGNILTRDNYEHFVLTCAHKNDCFVEMELERWREFILHIKEHLREPHPETQEFAASGYISTTESDCSVAPAKVFIIEQPQEDCLAEDMFVDLPASSEDEDGSEEEDEDEVDCSSMAVDCELGSHDSTNFAPLSKFNPTFYRRSPRITQFIELYKQHTCLWDPADESYKNKEMRTAAYEEMLDQLKASVNLHLTAYKLKKCIASLHAQYAAVSRQMKTQKLTKVPLYYHGKYGFLAERGSVEDAESDEDDGDGKIKLVFTEENRLTTLFIDLYSKFPQLYDPAHKHFCNLSERKSSLMEITDLLTADFSVGLITLYDVYDGIQSMRQWYSRRIKTLTDVQSVGLSLAEKRYIERCNSFMPTKTFRQKLKCEVCDNAFSTDHALQAHQFREHKMGEGGWFRCTLCELNFDRRCHLHQHIQRVHMSKTFVCDICSRSFAFGNQLAIHKRTHDEKHVAKPYVCEFCGKSFKQKIQMTTHVTAVHTKIRAFKCDMCPKDFLTKRDLKDHVKAHLNIRDKVCEVCQKTFTNANALVKHRHIHKEKTLQCTLCTTRFSERVSLGVHMRRTHKIIKSTLKVAETASDALFAQSFPKPQDISNK, encoded by the exons ATGGTGATTTGCGGGAATATTCTGACCAGAGACAACTACGAGCACTTTGTTTTGACTTGTGCGCACAAAAATGATTGCTTCGTGGAGATGGAACTCGAGCGGTGGCGGGAATTCATCCTGCACATCAAGGAGCACCTACGAGAACCGCATCCGGAAACGCAGGAGTTTGCTGCTTCCGGATACATTTCGACCACCGAAAGTGATTGCAGTGTTGCGCCAGCAAAGGTGTTCATAATCGAGCAGCCTCAAGAGGATTGCCTGGCCGAGGACATGTTCGTTGACCTGCCCGCCTCCTCCGAGGACGAAGACGGCAGCGAGGAGGAGGATGAGGACGAGGTGGACTGCTCCTCCATGGCAGTTGACTGCGAACTGGGCAGCCACGACTCCACAAACTTTGCTCCGCTTTCCAAA TTCAATCCAACGTTTTATCGACGCAGTCCACGGATCACACAGTTCATCGAGCTGTACAAGCAGCACACCTGCCTCTGGGATCCGGCTGATGAGTCATACAAGAACAAAGAGATGCGCACAGCTGCCTACGAGGAGATGCTGGACCAATTGAAGGCCTCTGTGAACCTTCACCTTACGGCGTACAAGCTGAAGAAGTGCATCGCAAGTCTGCACGCCCAGTATGCCGCGGTTTCGCGGCAAATGAAGACCCAGAAACTGACCAAGGTTCCACTGTACTACCACGGGAAATACGGCTTTTTGGCCGAGCGCGGAAGTGTGGAGGATGCAGAGAGCGATGAGGACGACGGCGATGGCAAAATAAAG CTGGTGTTCACGGAGGAGAATCGACTGACCACTCTGTTCATTGACCTATACTCCAAGTTCCCCCAACTGTACGATCCGGCGCACAAGCACTTCTGCAATCTAAGTGAACGCAAGTCGTCGCTCATGGAGATCACAGACCTGCTGACTGCGGATTTTTCGGTGGGTCTGATAACCCTTTACGATGTGTACGACGGTATTCAGAGCATGCGCCAATGGTATTCGCGACGGATTAAAACTCTCACAGACGTGCAATCGGTGGGACTTTCGCTGGCCGAGAAGCGTTACATTGAGCGATGCAACAGTTTTATGCCCACCAAAACATTCCGCCAAAAGCTCAAATGTGAAGTTTGCGATAATGCCTTCAGCACGGATCACGCCCTGCAGGCCCATCAGTTCCGGGAACATAAGATGGGCGAGGGTGGCTGGTTTCGCTGCACGCTGTGTGAACTGAATTTCGACCGAAGGTGCCACCTGCATCAGCACATACAGCGGGTGCACATGAGCAAGACGTTCGTCTGCGACATCTGCAGCCGGAGCTTTGCCTTTGGCAACCAACTGGCCATCCACAAGCGCACCCACGACGAGAAGCACGTGGCTAAGCCTTACGTCTGCGAGTTCTGTGGCAAGTCATTCAAgcaaaaaattcaaatgacCACCCACGTGACGGCGGTGCACACCAAGATCCGGGCCTTCAAGTGCGACATGTGCCCCAAGGACTTCCTGACCAAGCGCGACCTTAAGGACCACGTGAAGGCCCACCTCAACATCCGCGACAAGGTGTGCGAGGTCTGCCAGAAGACCTTTACCAATGCCAACGCCCTGGTAAAACACCGGCACATTCACAAGGAGAAGACGCTGCAGTGCACCCTCTGCACGACGCGATTCTCGGAGCGGGTTAGTTTGGGCGTCCACATGCGGCGCACCCACAAAATCATTAAGAGCACTCTTAAGGTGGCGGAGACGGCGAGCGACGCTCTTTTTGCACAATCATTCCCTAAGCCCCAAGACATTTCCAACAAATAA
- the LOC108017826 gene encoding uncharacterized protein, which translates to METCGLIYVSGDYEKFLMRCSHCPTDVEVAQWQEFVLHIRNMHSNVGLIEDEIIESEKAMDEGDVDSVELESAEENQSEEEDEVNAEEEESEGEANEGVEREAVGSSMDATEYSNPSEASDFEESDEEEEPRKFPFKKENAPAYKFNPSFFRLDPRTPKLIEIYKGHPCLWDPAHSDYKEPRKCKEALKQIIADLEATVAIFLNEISLRMAIKKIHVQFNTVHKRVLSGKQKPHSLPFKIYTLCSFLMASMDEEEETNKTEKIKLDFSEKNKLTTDLIEMYANFPQLYDSTHKDFSNMNSRKQAYESMAAKISVPNEDISSDDIIRAIQILRQWYYRTTKHPINAGGGAEQFYLEVCQFMPPKMFKQRLVCEYCNQGTSSDYVLQAHIFKEHNIGELPFKCSLCDRSFAGRAELTTHVQRVHIGKTRKCTHCEMAFSVISDLRLHIRTHTGHKPYICEHCGKAFRLRSQMTLHVTAIHKKLRAFKCTMCPKDFVKKVHLTDHIKGHLNIRDKICGVCGKGFTSGHSLIRHRQIHSEVKKFVCKVCDARFSQFVGLNSHMKRTHNIVRNNNNSQKAKEEVESDH; encoded by the exons ATGGAAACCTGCGGCCTTATTTATGTGAGCGGGGACTACGAGAAGTTCCTGATGCGCTGCTCTCACTGCCCCACGGATGTGGAGGTGGCCCAGTGGCAGGAGTTCGTTCTGCACATCCGTAATATGCACAGTAATGTGGGGCTCATCGAAGACGAGATCATCGAAAGTGAGAAAGCTATGGATGAAGGTGATGTGGACTCTGTGGAGTTGGAGTCAGCAGAGGAGAACCAATCGGAAGAAGAAGACGAAGTGAATGCCGAGGAAGAGGAATCGGAGGGGGAAGCCAATGAGGGAGTTGAAAGAGAGGCAGTTGGTTCATCGATGGACGCGACAGAGTACTCTAATCCTTCCGAAGCTTCAGATTTCGAAGAATCcgacgaggaggaggaacCTAGAAAATTTCCTTTCAAGAAGGAGAATGCGCCCGCATATAAG TTTAATCCATCCTTCTTCCGGCTGGATCCCCGAACGCCGAAGCTTATAGAGATCTACAAAGGACATCCGTGTCTGTGGGATCCGGCCCACAGCGACTACAAGGAACCCAGGAAATGCAAGGAAGCCCTGAAGCAGATAATTGCTGACTTGGAGGCGACGGTGGCCATTTTCTTGAACGAGATATCCCTGAGGATGGCCATCAAGAAGATTCACGTGCAGTTCAATACTGTCCACAAACGAGTGCTCTCTGGAAAACAAAAACCTCACTCGTTGCCCTTCAAGATTTATACTTTATGCAGCTTTCTGATGGCTAGCATggatgaggaggaggagacTAACAAAACTGAAAAGATCAAG CTCGATTTCTCCGAAAAAAACAAGCTCACCACCGACCTGATAGAGATGTATGCCAATTTTCCGCAGCTGTATGACTCCACGCACAAGGATTTCTCTAACATGAACTCCCGAAAACAGGCCTACGAGAGCATGGCAGCGAAAATCTCAGTGCCCAATGAGGACATCTCCAGCGATGACATCATTCGCGCCATCCAGATTCTACGCCAGTGGTACTACAGGACCACCAAGCATCCCATTAATGCTGGAGGCGGGGCTGAACAGTTCTATCTGGAGGTCTGCCAGTTCATGCCTCCCAAGATGTTCAAGCAGCGGTTGGTCTGCGAGTATTGCAACCAAGGCACGTCGTCGGATTACGTCCTGCAGGCACACATTTTCAAGGAGCACAACATTGGCGAGTTACCATTTAAGTGCTCGCTATGCGACCGGAGTTTTGCGGGACGTGCCGAATTGACGACTCACGTTCAAAGGGTCCACATCGGCAAGACGCGCAAGTGCACCCACTGCGAGATGGCGTTCTCTGTTATTTCGGACCTACGGCTGCACATCCGCACGCATACGGGCCACAAACCATACATCTGCGAGCACTGCGGCAAGGCATTCCGGCTCAGGTCCCAAATGACGCTCCATGTTACGGCCATTCACAAAAAGCTCAGGGCCTTCAAGTGCACCATGTGCCCCAAGGACTTTGTGAAAAAGGTGCACCTTACGGACCACATCAAGGGCCATTTGAACATCCGCGACAAAATATGCGGCGTGTGCGGCAAGGGTTTCACCAGCGGCCATTCCCTGATACGCCATCGGCAGATCCATTCGGAGGTGAAGAAGTTCGTCTGCAAAGTCTGCGACGCCAGATTCTCGCAGTTTGTGGGTCTCAATAGCCACATGAAGCGCACGCACAACATAGTtcgcaacaacaacaactcgCAAAAGGCAAAAGAGGAAGTGGAATCCGATCACTAA
- the LOC108017716 gene encoding papilin has protein sequence MDLSGRFCFTAIVALIVLTGIRDSYEDRVLQNFDQLGPLQSITNITDMDSPQYFQLDGRRYPEDLDWLLSEWSKCEACDQETETRTAICADKDGKVYPHELCQLAVPELSRPCSSLKVQTKWFSSGWSTCSATCGKGIQTRLVICEQFTSQTMTPQEDYMCDPASKPTYQQECLGECSYLDKKDSPTEGSPEWSKNMCELNSETGNCSNYVINYYYHAETQTCAPFYYGGCGGNGNRFATVESCLMHCNPNVLNTSRPNLALPTPSLDLCEQPAAAGECSEWVLKWSYNSTEGRCKQFYYGGCGGNDNRFESEEECSSRCEQGAVEEQQEQEPLPESSTNYFVTTVTNLEVPTPTPDVFPGVDLCEQPTDAGECAEWDLKWSFNATEGRCQQFYYGGCGGNDNRFASEEECSSRCEQGAVEELPKHEPLPAINPNSSDTSSLKPKPPTSTPAVDQCEQPADAGECGKWSLKWNYNSTEGRCKQFYYGGCGGNDNRFGSEEECSTRCAQRSVEEQQQQEPLPESSPNYFVTTVTNLEVSTPTPEVSPAVDLCEQPADAGECAEWGLKWHYNSTEGSCKQFYYGGCGGNDNRFGSEEECSTRCAQRVVEEHQEQLPENRPYSSDTSKCFLASEPGNCFEDKIRWYYNSQLGLCDEFVYTGCGGNANNYASEEECQNECHDAQTACGLPPVQGRCSDLSRRWFFDERSGGCHEFEYTGCRGNRNNFQSEIECLGSCRSQKEVELAELPPPAPIYSQCNAPLESGGCDDHISAWFYDKKFKVCTMFTYSGCGGNGNRFETREKCEKQCRNVPELVDVQAVLKLDWKNSYTSGSTISMTCSVQGYPKPNVTWTKDDVALYHSERAQINSEPNSLVLRSVTPDDSGNYICTANNGFTQASDEANVFIPSDVQVPLGCTDIPFFSNCHMVVQNFHCNNPYFKNSCCRSCTLAGQIAQR, from the exons ATGGATTTATCCGGACGCTTTTG CTTCACTGCCATAGTGGCACTTATTGTGCTGACAGGCATACGTGATTCCTATGAGGACCGGGTACTTCAAAATTTTGATCAACTTGGTCCACTGCAGAGTATaacaaatataacagacaTGGATTCGCCACAGTATTTTCAGTTGGATGGTAGAAGGTACCCAGAGGATCTTGATTGGCTTCTCTCTGAGTGGAGCAAG TGCGAAGCATGCGATCAGGAAACCGAGACCCGGACGGCGATTTGCGCTGATAAGGACGGAAAGGTGTATCCGCACGAGCTCTGTCAGTTGGCAGTCCCAGAACTCTCCCGTCCTTGCAGCTCGCTGAAGGTCCAGACCAAGTGGTTTTCCTCTGGTTGGAGCACTTGCTCCGCTACCTGTGGAAAGGGTATTCAAACCCGCCTCGTAATCTGCGAACAGTTCACTAGCCAGACGATGACTCCACAAGAGGACTACATGTGCGACCCGGCATCGAAACCCACATACCAGCAGGAATGCTTGGGTGAATGCTCCTATCTGGACAAGAAGGATAGCCCTACCGAAGGATCTCCTGAATGGAGTAAGAATATGTGTGAGCTGAATTCCGAAACGGGTAATTGCTCCAACTATGTGATCAACTACTACTATCACGCCGAGACTCAGACGTGTGCCCCATTTTACTACGGCGGTTGCGGTGGCAATGGAAACCGCTTCGCCACTGTGGAGTCCTGTTTGATGCATTGCAACCCCAATGTCTTAAACACTTCCCGACCCAACCTGGCACTCCCTACTCCATCTTTGGACCTGTGTGAGCAGCCTGCCGCTGCAGGGGAATGCAGTGAATGGGTACTGAAATGGAGCTACAATTCCACAGAGGGTCGCTGTAAGCAATTCTACTATGGAGGATGCGGAGGCAATGATAATCGCTTTGAATCCGAGGAGGAATGCTCGTCCCGCTGCGAGCAAGGAGCTGTGGAGGAGCAACAGGAACAGGAACCGCTGCCGGAAAGTAGTACCAACTACTTCGTCACCACCGTCACCAATCTAGAAGTTCCTACTCCAACTCCAGATGTATTTCCAGGTGTGGACCTGTGTGAACAGCCTACTGATGCAGGTGAATGCGCGGAATGGGACCTAAAGTGGAGCTTCAATGCCACAGAGGGTCGCTGCCAGCAGTTCTACTATGGCGGATGCGGGGGCAATGATAACCGCTTTGCATCCGAGGAGGAGTGCTCATCCCGCTGCGAACAGGGAGCTGTGGAGGAGCTACCGAAACATGAACCGCTACCGGCAATTAATCCCAACTCGTCGGACACCTCCAGTCTCAAACCAAAACCCCCTACTTCAACTCCAGCTGTGGACCAGTGTGAACAGCCTGCCGATGCAGGGGAATGCGGGAAATGGAGCCTGAAGTGGAACTACAATTCTACAGAGGGTCGCTGCAAGCAGTTCTACTATGGCGGATGTGGGGGCAATGACAACCGCTTTGGATCCGAAGAGGAATGCTCAACCCGCTGCGCACAAAGATCCGTGGaggagcaacagcaacaggaACCGCTGCCGGAAAGTAGTCCCAACTACTTCGTCACCACCGTCACCAATCTAGAAGTTTCTACTCCAACTCCAGAAGTATCTCCAGCTGTAGACCTGTGTGAACAGCCTGCTGATGCAGGTGAGTGCGCGGAATGGGGCCTGAAATGGCACTACAATTCTACAGAGGGTAGCTGCAAACAGTTCTACTATGGTGGATGCGGGGGCAATGACAACCGCTTTGGATCCGAAGAGGAATGCTCAACCCGCTGCGCACAAAGAGTCGTGGAGGAGCATCAGGAACAGCTGCCCGAAAATAGGCCCTACTCCTCCGACACCTCCAAGTGCTTCCTGGCATCCGAGCCGGGCAACTGCTTCGAGGACAAGATCCGCTGGTACTACAACAGCCAACTGGGACTCTGCGACGAGTTCGTCTACACGGGCTGTGGCGGCAATGCCAACAACTACGCCAGCGAGGAGGAGTGCCAAAACGAATGCCATGATGCCCAGACCGCCTGTGGACTGCCACCTGTCCAAGGACGATGTAGTGACCTCTCCAGGCGCTGGTTCTTCGATGAGCGCAGCGGCGGATGCCACGAGTTTGAGTACACCGGATGCCGCGGTAATCGCAACAACTTCCAGTCGGAGATCGAGTGCCTTGGCTCCTGCCGGAGTCAAAAAGAAGTGGAACTTGCTGAGTTACCGCCTCCAGCACCG ATCTATTCCCAGTGTAATGCGCCTCTGGAGTCGGGCGGATGCGACGATCACATTAGTGCCTGGTTCTACGACAAGAAATTCAAGGTCTGCACGATGTTCACCTACAGCGGCTGCGGCGGAAACGGAAACCGCTTTGAGACGCGCGAAAAGTGTGAGAAACAATGCAGGAATGTTCCCGAATTGG TTGATGTCCAAGCCGTATTGAAGTTGGACTGGAAGAATAGCTACACAAGCGGATCTACCATTTCCATGACCTGCTCCGTACAAGGCTATCCAAAACCCAATGTGACCTGGACCAAGGACGACGTGGCTCTTTACCACAGTGAGCGGGCTCAAATTAATT CCGAGCCAAATAGTCTGGTACTGAGATCTGTGACCCCTGACGATTCGGGAAACTACATCTGCACAGCCAATAATGGGTTTACTCAGGCTAGTGACGAAGCTAATGTTTTTATTCCCT CTGATGTACAGGTGCCTCTGGGTTGTACGGATATCCCATTTTTTTCCAACTGCCATATGGTCGTCCAGAACTTCCACTGTAACAACCCATACTTCAAAAATTCCTGCTGCCGATCTTGTACGTTGGCGGGCCAAATTGCGCAACGGTAG
- the LOC108017804 gene encoding uncharacterized protein: MEVCGSVLTNSKYESFRLKCIYCTIESELKDWELFIVHVKTAHYCEEEDIKNVEVTHDSPELYVAVDASEPAIAYGPDDFFEVIENINAEDQWMITDGNDQQYEEDATAWSEPTADFSEYQLDGNSSEVPTTNGTTQMDDSSQNHIPLNTDEDDGECSDFYMSEDDLAPKRRRPGRPPRRTRPGQVFKFKVSFIRSNPRVLHLIHAYREHPCLWDPSDKNYEDELARNIAYEAIMVRMDNRANVLFTLEELKKTIEQLHIQYALALETKEKGKLVGLAARYFAKCDYLSVSPIVTPKENEEDEDLTVIKLNFKEENLITSSFIETYANYPGLYNSALSDFTSVEARANAYRRMAKEFQPVVKANETDVYIAVNKLRRWLYNAMRRLKSKELIQKCTPQEVQYLRMCSFLPAKGSESQVLYCDYCEKRFHGDYNLRVHIFKAHQVGDLPYLCSLCPRRFDRQVDMDRHKLRSHFERKLRCEYCNKSFAVDNDLKVHTLIHTGERPHVCDICGKAFRLKLLLDHHVNGVHLNIRPYSCDMCNKTFRKKFELANHIKGHLNIRDKKCEYCDASFYDHSSLSRHRRVHKMGMS, encoded by the exons ATGGAGGTGTGTGGCAGTGTGCTTACCAACTCCAAGTACGAGTCGTTCCGGCTGAAGTGCATCTACTGCACGATAGAAAGCGAGCTGAAAGATTGGGAGCTGTTCATCGTCCATGTGAAGACGGCCCACTACTGCGAGGAGGAGGACATCAAGAACGTCGAAGTCACACACGACTCCCCGGAGCTCTACGTAGCCGTCGATGCCTCGGAACCCGCCATAGCCTATGGTCCGGATGACTTCTTTGAGGTGATCGAGAACATCAATGCAGAGGACCAATGGATGATAACGGATGGCAAC GACCAACAGTATGAGGAAGACGCCACCGCTTGGTCGGAACCCACAGCTGATTTCTCCGAGTACCAACTAGATGGCAATTCGTCTGAAGTCCCCACCACAAATGGAACCACACAAATGGACGACTCATCCCAGAATCACATACCCTTAAACACAGATGAAGATGACGGCGAGTGCAGCGATTTTTACATGTCTGAGGATGACTTAGCACCCAAAAGGAGGAGACCTGGACGGCCGCCCAGACGAACCAGGCCTGGGCAGGTTTTCAAG TTTAAAGTGTCGTTCATACGAAGCAACCCCCGTGTGCTGCACTTGATTCATGCTTATAGAGAGCATCCGTGCCTGTGGGATCCCTCGGATAAAAACTACGAAGACGAGTTGGCGCGAAATATTGCCTATGAGGCAATAATGGTACGCATGGATAACAGGGCTAATGTTCTCTTTACCTTGGAAGAACTAAAGAAAACCATCGAGCAGCTGCACATCCAGTACGCGCTCGCCTTGGAGACAAAAGAAAAGGGCAAGCTGGTGGGCCTTGCGGCTCGTTATTTCGCCAAGTGCGATTACCTCAGTGTGTCGCCCATCGTAACTCCCAAGGAGAACGAGGAGGACGAGGATTTGACTGTAATTAAG CTTAACTTTAAAGAGGAAAACCTGATCACCAGCTCATTCATAGAGACCTACGCCAACTATCCCGGGCTCTACAACTCCGCGCTGTCGGACTTTACTTCGGTGGAGGCACGCGCAAATGCCTACAGACGGATGGCCAAGGAATTTCAGCCCGTTGTAAAGGCCAATGAGACGGACGTTTACATTGCAGTTAACAAGCTGCGCCGCTGGCTGTACAATGCTATGAGGCGCCTCAAGTCCAAGGAGCTGATTCAGAAGTGCACCCCGCAAGAGGTTCAGTATCTGCGAATGTGCAGCTTCCTGCCCGCCAAGGGCTCCGAGAGCCAGGTGCTGTACTGTGATTACTGCGAGAAACGTTTCCACGGCGACTACAACCTGCGGGTGCACATCTTCAAGGCGCACCAGGTGGGCGACCTGCCATACCTCTGCTCCCTCTGTCCGAGGCGCTTCGACCGCCAGGTGGACATGGACAGGCACAAGCTGCGCTCGCATTTCGAACGAAAGCTAAGGTGTGAATACTGCAACAAAAGCTTCGCCGTGGACAATGACTTAAAAGTGCACACGCTCATCCACACAGGCGAGAGGCCGCACGTCTGCGACATCTGCGGCAAGGCATTCCGGCTCAAGCTGCTCCTGGACCACCACGTCAATGGCGTCCACCTAAACATACGGCCCTACAGCTGCGATATGTGTAACAAAACCTTCCGCAAGAAGTTCGAGTTGGCCAACCATATCAAGGGCCATTTGAATATCCGTGATAAGAAGTGCGAGTACTGTGACGCCTCGTTCTACGATCATTCGTCGCTTTCCAGACATCGCCGTGTTCATAAGATGGGAATGAGTTGA